A single genomic interval of Takifugu flavidus isolate HTHZ2018 chromosome 19, ASM371156v2, whole genome shotgun sequence harbors:
- the eya4 gene encoding eyes absent homolog 4 isoform X4: protein MDMQDLASPHNRVGGADSTGSKLDKSNLGSPSITSNGLGGESMTVLNTADWLLGCSSPSPASASKDYVKTEPLNNSDTATTTGDAVLDTYAGSVITSSGYSPRSAHQYSPPLYPSKPYPHILSTPAAPPMPTYAGQPQFSSMQQSSVYTAYSQTGQPYGLSTYDLGVMLPGIKTEGGLSQSQSPLQTGLSYSPSFSAPQPGQTAYSPYQMPGSSFNPSSGLYATNNSVSNPANYTTAQQDYPSYTTFGQNQYAQYYSASTYGTYMTSNSIDGTGSTAAYQLQDPAAAAAMTGQAAELHPGDFDTVQSPSTPIKELDERACRSGGSKSRGRSRKNNPSPPPDSDLERVFVWDLDETIIVFHSLLTGSYAQKYGKDPPLAVTLGLRMEEMIFNLADSHLFFNDLEECDQVHIDDVSSDDNGQDLSTYSFATDGFHAAATSANLCLATGVRGGVDWMRKLAFRYRRVKELYTTYKNNVGGLLGPAKRDAWLQLRAEVEALTDSWLTHALKSLSIISSRSNCVNVLVTTTQLIPALAKVLLYSLGAVFPIENIYSATKIGKESCFERIVSRFGTNITYVVIGDGKDEEHAASQHNMPFWRISSHSDLLALHQALEFEYL from the exons aTGGACATGCAGGACCTAGCTAGTCCTCATAACCGAGTGGGAGGCGCAGATTCCACAGGCTCCAAGCTGGACAAGAGCAACCTCGGCAGCCCTTCCATCACCTCCAATGGATTAGGAG GTGAGAGCATGACAGTCCTAAACACGGCTGATTGGTTGTTGGGCtgcagcagcccctcccccgCATCGGCCTCCAAAGACTATG TAAAAACAGAGCCTTTGAACAACAGCGACACGGCCACCACGACAGGGGACGCAGTCCTGGACACCTACGCGGGATCAG tgATCACCAGCAGCGGATACAGCCCCCGTTCGGCCCACCAGtactctcctcccctctaccccTCCAA gcCCTACCCCCATATTCTGTCCACGCCGGCAGCCCCTCCCATGCCGACGTACGCTGGCCAGCCCCAGTTCAGCAGCATGCAGCAGTCGTCCGTCTACACCGCCTACTCCCAGACAGGACAGCCATACGGCTTGTCTACCTATG ACCTCGGCGTGATGCTGCCAGGCATTAAGACAGAGGGCGGTCTGTCCCAGAGTCAGTCCCCCCTGCAGACGGGGCTCAGCTACAGCCCCAGCTTCAGCGCGCCTCAGCCTGGCCAGACGGCATACTCGCCCTATCAGATGCCAG GTTCCAGCTTCAATCCCTCCTCGGGCCTGTATGCCACCAACAACTCGGTGTCCAACCCTGCCAACTACACCACCGCGCAGCAG gattATCCCTCCTATACAACATTTGGCCAAAACCAGTATGCCCAGTATTATTCTGCCTCCACTTATGGGACTTACATGACCTCCAACAGCATTGATGGCACAGGTTCAACGGCGGCCTACCAGCTCCAGGAtcccgccgctgccgccgccatGACGGGTCAGGCTGCCGAGCTTCACCCAG GGGACTTTGACACAGTTCAGAGTCCGTCCACGCCTATCAAAGAGCTGGATGAGCGGGCGTGCCGGAGCGGGGGATCTAAATCCCGAGGCAGGTCCCGCAAGAAcaacccctcccctcctccagaCAGCGACCTGGAG aGGGTCTTCGTGTGGGATCTGGATGAGACCATCATCGTCTTTCACTCTCTGCTCACAGGCTCCTACGCGCAGAAGTACGGAAAG GACCCTCCACTGGCAGTTACACTGGGtctgaggatggaggagatgatTTTTAACTTGGCAGACTCACATTTATTCTTTAATGATCTggag GAGTGTGATCAGGTACATATTGATGATGTCTCATCTGATGACAATGGCCAAGACTTAAG TACTTACAGTTTTGCAACTGATGGCTTCCATGCAGCTGCAACCAGCGCCAACCTGTGCCTGGCTACGGGTGTCCGCGGCGGGGTTGACTGGATGAGGAAACTGGCCTTCCGCTACCGACGAGTCAAAGAATTGTATACCACGTACAAAAACAATGTGGGGG GTCTGCTGGGCCCGGCTAAGAGAGACgcctggctgcagctcagagcGGAGGTGGAGGCTCTGACCGACTCCTGGCTCACACACGCGCTCAAGTCCCTGTCCATCATCAGTTCCAG GAGTAACTGTGTAAATGTGCTGGTGACCACCACCCAGCTCATACCGGCACTGGCAAAGGTCCTCCTGTATAGTCTGGGAGCTGTTTTCCCTATTGAGAACATTTACAGCGCAACAAAGATAG GCAAAGAGAGCTGTTTTGAGCGTATAGTCTCCCGTTTTGGCACTAACATTACATATGTTGTGATTGGCGATGGGAAGGATGAAGAGCATGCAGCCAGCCAG CACAACATGCCCTTCTGGAGGATATCCAGTCACTCTGACCTGCTGGCACTACACCAAGCACTGGAGTTCGAGTACCTGTAA
- the eya4 gene encoding eyes absent homolog 4 isoform X2 — protein MEASQDLSEQMVKKSHSESHVPDPSDARSMDMQDLASPHNRVGGADSTGSKLDKSNLGSPSITSNGLGGESMTVLNTADWLLGCSSPSPASASKDYVKTEPLNNSDTATTTGDAVLDTYAGSVITSSGYSPRSAHQYSPPLYPSKPYPHILSTPAAPPMPTYAGQPQFSSMQQSSVYTAYSQTGQPYGLSTYDLGVMLPGIKTEGGLSQSQSPLQTGLSYSPSFSAPQPGQTAYSPYQMPGSSFNPSSGLYATNNSVSNPANYTTAQQDYPSYTTFGQNQYAQYYSASTYGTYMTSNSIDGTGSTAAYQLQDPAAAAAMTGQAAELHPGDFDTVQSPSTPIKELDERACRSGGSKSRGRSRKNNPSPPPDSDLERVFVWDLDETIIVFHSLLTGSYAQKYGKDPPLAVTLGLRMEEMIFNLADSHLFFNDLEECDQVHIDDVSSDDNGQDLSTYSFATDGFHAAATSANLCLATGVRGGVDWMRKLAFRYRRVKELYTTYKNNVGGLLGPAKRDAWLQLRAEVEALTDSWLTHALKSLSIISSRSNCVNVLVTTTQLIPALAKVLLYSLGAVFPIENIYSATKIGKESCFERIMQRFGRKVVYVVVGDGVEEEQAAKKHNMPFWRISSHSDLLALHQALEFEYL, from the exons gtgaagaAATCACACAGTGAGTCTCATGTTCCAGACCCTTCAGACGCCAg gtctaTGGACATGCAGGACCTAGCTAGTCCTCATAACCGAGTGGGAGGCGCAGATTCCACAGGCTCCAAGCTGGACAAGAGCAACCTCGGCAGCCCTTCCATCACCTCCAATGGATTAGGAG GTGAGAGCATGACAGTCCTAAACACGGCTGATTGGTTGTTGGGCtgcagcagcccctcccccgCATCGGCCTCCAAAGACTATG TAAAAACAGAGCCTTTGAACAACAGCGACACGGCCACCACGACAGGGGACGCAGTCCTGGACACCTACGCGGGATCAG tgATCACCAGCAGCGGATACAGCCCCCGTTCGGCCCACCAGtactctcctcccctctaccccTCCAA gcCCTACCCCCATATTCTGTCCACGCCGGCAGCCCCTCCCATGCCGACGTACGCTGGCCAGCCCCAGTTCAGCAGCATGCAGCAGTCGTCCGTCTACACCGCCTACTCCCAGACAGGACAGCCATACGGCTTGTCTACCTATG ACCTCGGCGTGATGCTGCCAGGCATTAAGACAGAGGGCGGTCTGTCCCAGAGTCAGTCCCCCCTGCAGACGGGGCTCAGCTACAGCCCCAGCTTCAGCGCGCCTCAGCCTGGCCAGACGGCATACTCGCCCTATCAGATGCCAG GTTCCAGCTTCAATCCCTCCTCGGGCCTGTATGCCACCAACAACTCGGTGTCCAACCCTGCCAACTACACCACCGCGCAGCAG gattATCCCTCCTATACAACATTTGGCCAAAACCAGTATGCCCAGTATTATTCTGCCTCCACTTATGGGACTTACATGACCTCCAACAGCATTGATGGCACAGGTTCAACGGCGGCCTACCAGCTCCAGGAtcccgccgctgccgccgccatGACGGGTCAGGCTGCCGAGCTTCACCCAG GGGACTTTGACACAGTTCAGAGTCCGTCCACGCCTATCAAAGAGCTGGATGAGCGGGCGTGCCGGAGCGGGGGATCTAAATCCCGAGGCAGGTCCCGCAAGAAcaacccctcccctcctccagaCAGCGACCTGGAG aGGGTCTTCGTGTGGGATCTGGATGAGACCATCATCGTCTTTCACTCTCTGCTCACAGGCTCCTACGCGCAGAAGTACGGAAAG GACCCTCCACTGGCAGTTACACTGGGtctgaggatggaggagatgatTTTTAACTTGGCAGACTCACATTTATTCTTTAATGATCTggag GAGTGTGATCAGGTACATATTGATGATGTCTCATCTGATGACAATGGCCAAGACTTAAG TACTTACAGTTTTGCAACTGATGGCTTCCATGCAGCTGCAACCAGCGCCAACCTGTGCCTGGCTACGGGTGTCCGCGGCGGGGTTGACTGGATGAGGAAACTGGCCTTCCGCTACCGACGAGTCAAAGAATTGTATACCACGTACAAAAACAATGTGGGGG GTCTGCTGGGCCCGGCTAAGAGAGACgcctggctgcagctcagagcGGAGGTGGAGGCTCTGACCGACTCCTGGCTCACACACGCGCTCAAGTCCCTGTCCATCATCAGTTCCAG GAGTAACTGTGTAAATGTGCTGGTGACCACCACCCAGCTCATACCGGCACTGGCAAAGGTCCTCCTGTATAGTCTGGGAGCTGTTTTCCCTATTGAGAACATTTACAGCGCAACAAAGATAG gAAAAGAGAGTTGCTTTGAGCGCATTATGCAAAGGTTTGGCAGGAAAGTAGTATATGTTGTAGTTGGGGATGgtgtggaagaggagcaggcagcCAAAAAG CACAACATGCCCTTCTGGAGGATATCCAGTCACTCTGACCTGCTGGCACTACACCAAGCACTGGAGTTCGAGTACCTGTAA
- the eya4 gene encoding eyes absent homolog 4 isoform X6: MEASQDLSEQMVKKSHSESHVPDPSDARSMDMQDLASPHNRVGGADSTGSKLDKSNLGSPSITSNGLGVKTEPLNNSDTATTTGDAVLDTYAGSVITSSGYSPRSAHQYSPPLYPSKPYPHILSTPAAPPMPTYAGQPQFSSMQQSSVYTAYSQTGQPYGLSTYDLGVMLPGIKTEGGLSQSQSPLQTGLSYSPSFSAPQPGQTAYSPYQMPGSSFNPSSGLYATNNSVSNPANYTTAQQDYPSYTTFGQNQYAQYYSASTYGTYMTSNSIDGTGSTAAYQLQDPAAAAAMTGQAAELHPGDFDTVQSPSTPIKELDERACRSGGSKSRGRSRKNNPSPPPDSDLERVFVWDLDETIIVFHSLLTGSYAQKYGKDPPLAVTLGLRMEEMIFNLADSHLFFNDLEECDQVHIDDVSSDDNGQDLSTYSFATDGFHAAATSANLCLATGVRGGVDWMRKLAFRYRRVKELYTTYKNNVGGLLGPAKRDAWLQLRAEVEALTDSWLTHALKSLSIISSRSNCVNVLVTTTQLIPALAKVLLYSLGAVFPIENIYSATKIGKESCFERIMQRFGRKVVYVVVGDGVEEEQAAKKHNMPFWRISSHSDLLALHQALEFEYL, from the exons gtgaagaAATCACACAGTGAGTCTCATGTTCCAGACCCTTCAGACGCCAg gtctaTGGACATGCAGGACCTAGCTAGTCCTCATAACCGAGTGGGAGGCGCAGATTCCACAGGCTCCAAGCTGGACAAGAGCAACCTCGGCAGCCCTTCCATCACCTCCAATGGATTAGGAG TAAAAACAGAGCCTTTGAACAACAGCGACACGGCCACCACGACAGGGGACGCAGTCCTGGACACCTACGCGGGATCAG tgATCACCAGCAGCGGATACAGCCCCCGTTCGGCCCACCAGtactctcctcccctctaccccTCCAA gcCCTACCCCCATATTCTGTCCACGCCGGCAGCCCCTCCCATGCCGACGTACGCTGGCCAGCCCCAGTTCAGCAGCATGCAGCAGTCGTCCGTCTACACCGCCTACTCCCAGACAGGACAGCCATACGGCTTGTCTACCTATG ACCTCGGCGTGATGCTGCCAGGCATTAAGACAGAGGGCGGTCTGTCCCAGAGTCAGTCCCCCCTGCAGACGGGGCTCAGCTACAGCCCCAGCTTCAGCGCGCCTCAGCCTGGCCAGACGGCATACTCGCCCTATCAGATGCCAG GTTCCAGCTTCAATCCCTCCTCGGGCCTGTATGCCACCAACAACTCGGTGTCCAACCCTGCCAACTACACCACCGCGCAGCAG gattATCCCTCCTATACAACATTTGGCCAAAACCAGTATGCCCAGTATTATTCTGCCTCCACTTATGGGACTTACATGACCTCCAACAGCATTGATGGCACAGGTTCAACGGCGGCCTACCAGCTCCAGGAtcccgccgctgccgccgccatGACGGGTCAGGCTGCCGAGCTTCACCCAG GGGACTTTGACACAGTTCAGAGTCCGTCCACGCCTATCAAAGAGCTGGATGAGCGGGCGTGCCGGAGCGGGGGATCTAAATCCCGAGGCAGGTCCCGCAAGAAcaacccctcccctcctccagaCAGCGACCTGGAG aGGGTCTTCGTGTGGGATCTGGATGAGACCATCATCGTCTTTCACTCTCTGCTCACAGGCTCCTACGCGCAGAAGTACGGAAAG GACCCTCCACTGGCAGTTACACTGGGtctgaggatggaggagatgatTTTTAACTTGGCAGACTCACATTTATTCTTTAATGATCTggag GAGTGTGATCAGGTACATATTGATGATGTCTCATCTGATGACAATGGCCAAGACTTAAG TACTTACAGTTTTGCAACTGATGGCTTCCATGCAGCTGCAACCAGCGCCAACCTGTGCCTGGCTACGGGTGTCCGCGGCGGGGTTGACTGGATGAGGAAACTGGCCTTCCGCTACCGACGAGTCAAAGAATTGTATACCACGTACAAAAACAATGTGGGGG GTCTGCTGGGCCCGGCTAAGAGAGACgcctggctgcagctcagagcGGAGGTGGAGGCTCTGACCGACTCCTGGCTCACACACGCGCTCAAGTCCCTGTCCATCATCAGTTCCAG GAGTAACTGTGTAAATGTGCTGGTGACCACCACCCAGCTCATACCGGCACTGGCAAAGGTCCTCCTGTATAGTCTGGGAGCTGTTTTCCCTATTGAGAACATTTACAGCGCAACAAAGATAG gAAAAGAGAGTTGCTTTGAGCGCATTATGCAAAGGTTTGGCAGGAAAGTAGTATATGTTGTAGTTGGGGATGgtgtggaagaggagcaggcagcCAAAAAG CACAACATGCCCTTCTGGAGGATATCCAGTCACTCTGACCTGCTGGCACTACACCAAGCACTGGAGTTCGAGTACCTGTAA
- the eya4 gene encoding eyes absent homolog 4 isoform X3, which translates to MEASQDLSEQMVKKSHSESHVPDPSDARSMDMQDLASPHNRVGGADSTGSKLDKSNLGSPSITSNGLGVKTEPLNNSDTATTTGDAVLDTYAGSVITSSGYSPRSAHQYSPPLYPSKPYPHILSTPAAPPMPTYAGQPQFSSMQQSSVYTAYSQTGQPYGLSTYDLGVMLPGIKTEGGLSQSQSPLQTGLSYSPSFSAPQPGQTAYSPYQMPGSSFNPSSGLYATNNSVSNPANYTTAQQDYPSYTTFGQNQYAQYYSASTYGTYMTSNSIDGTGSTAAYQLQDPAAAAAMTGQAAELHPGDFDTVQSPSTPIKELDERACRSGGSKSRGRSRKNNPSPPPDSDLERVFVWDLDETIIVFHSLLTGSYAQKYGKDPPLAVTLGLRMEEMIFNLADSHLFFNDLEECDQVHIDDVSSDDNGQDLSTYSFATDGFHAAATSANLCLATGVRGGVDWMRKLAFRYRRVKELYTTYKNNVGGLLGPAKRDAWLQLRAEVEALTDSWLTHALKSLSIISSRSNCVNVLVTTTQLIPALAKVLLYSLGAVFPIENIYSATKIGKESCFERIVSRFGTNITYVVIGDGKDEEHAASQHNMPFWRISSHSDLLALHQALEFEYL; encoded by the exons gtgaagaAATCACACAGTGAGTCTCATGTTCCAGACCCTTCAGACGCCAg gtctaTGGACATGCAGGACCTAGCTAGTCCTCATAACCGAGTGGGAGGCGCAGATTCCACAGGCTCCAAGCTGGACAAGAGCAACCTCGGCAGCCCTTCCATCACCTCCAATGGATTAGGAG TAAAAACAGAGCCTTTGAACAACAGCGACACGGCCACCACGACAGGGGACGCAGTCCTGGACACCTACGCGGGATCAG tgATCACCAGCAGCGGATACAGCCCCCGTTCGGCCCACCAGtactctcctcccctctaccccTCCAA gcCCTACCCCCATATTCTGTCCACGCCGGCAGCCCCTCCCATGCCGACGTACGCTGGCCAGCCCCAGTTCAGCAGCATGCAGCAGTCGTCCGTCTACACCGCCTACTCCCAGACAGGACAGCCATACGGCTTGTCTACCTATG ACCTCGGCGTGATGCTGCCAGGCATTAAGACAGAGGGCGGTCTGTCCCAGAGTCAGTCCCCCCTGCAGACGGGGCTCAGCTACAGCCCCAGCTTCAGCGCGCCTCAGCCTGGCCAGACGGCATACTCGCCCTATCAGATGCCAG GTTCCAGCTTCAATCCCTCCTCGGGCCTGTATGCCACCAACAACTCGGTGTCCAACCCTGCCAACTACACCACCGCGCAGCAG gattATCCCTCCTATACAACATTTGGCCAAAACCAGTATGCCCAGTATTATTCTGCCTCCACTTATGGGACTTACATGACCTCCAACAGCATTGATGGCACAGGTTCAACGGCGGCCTACCAGCTCCAGGAtcccgccgctgccgccgccatGACGGGTCAGGCTGCCGAGCTTCACCCAG GGGACTTTGACACAGTTCAGAGTCCGTCCACGCCTATCAAAGAGCTGGATGAGCGGGCGTGCCGGAGCGGGGGATCTAAATCCCGAGGCAGGTCCCGCAAGAAcaacccctcccctcctccagaCAGCGACCTGGAG aGGGTCTTCGTGTGGGATCTGGATGAGACCATCATCGTCTTTCACTCTCTGCTCACAGGCTCCTACGCGCAGAAGTACGGAAAG GACCCTCCACTGGCAGTTACACTGGGtctgaggatggaggagatgatTTTTAACTTGGCAGACTCACATTTATTCTTTAATGATCTggag GAGTGTGATCAGGTACATATTGATGATGTCTCATCTGATGACAATGGCCAAGACTTAAG TACTTACAGTTTTGCAACTGATGGCTTCCATGCAGCTGCAACCAGCGCCAACCTGTGCCTGGCTACGGGTGTCCGCGGCGGGGTTGACTGGATGAGGAAACTGGCCTTCCGCTACCGACGAGTCAAAGAATTGTATACCACGTACAAAAACAATGTGGGGG GTCTGCTGGGCCCGGCTAAGAGAGACgcctggctgcagctcagagcGGAGGTGGAGGCTCTGACCGACTCCTGGCTCACACACGCGCTCAAGTCCCTGTCCATCATCAGTTCCAG GAGTAACTGTGTAAATGTGCTGGTGACCACCACCCAGCTCATACCGGCACTGGCAAAGGTCCTCCTGTATAGTCTGGGAGCTGTTTTCCCTATTGAGAACATTTACAGCGCAACAAAGATAG GCAAAGAGAGCTGTTTTGAGCGTATAGTCTCCCGTTTTGGCACTAACATTACATATGTTGTGATTGGCGATGGGAAGGATGAAGAGCATGCAGCCAGCCAG CACAACATGCCCTTCTGGAGGATATCCAGTCACTCTGACCTGCTGGCACTACACCAAGCACTGGAGTTCGAGTACCTGTAA
- the eya4 gene encoding eyes absent homolog 4 isoform X1, which translates to MEASQDLSEQMVKKSHSESHVPDPSDARSMDMQDLASPHNRVGGADSTGSKLDKSNLGSPSITSNGLGGESMTVLNTADWLLGCSSPSPASASKDYVKTEPLNNSDTATTTGDAVLDTYAGSVITSSGYSPRSAHQYSPPLYPSKPYPHILSTPAAPPMPTYAGQPQFSSMQQSSVYTAYSQTGQPYGLSTYDLGVMLPGIKTEGGLSQSQSPLQTGLSYSPSFSAPQPGQTAYSPYQMPGSSFNPSSGLYATNNSVSNPANYTTAQQDYPSYTTFGQNQYAQYYSASTYGTYMTSNSIDGTGSTAAYQLQDPAAAAAMTGQAAELHPGDFDTVQSPSTPIKELDERACRSGGSKSRGRSRKNNPSPPPDSDLERVFVWDLDETIIVFHSLLTGSYAQKYGKDPPLAVTLGLRMEEMIFNLADSHLFFNDLEECDQVHIDDVSSDDNGQDLSTYSFATDGFHAAATSANLCLATGVRGGVDWMRKLAFRYRRVKELYTTYKNNVGGLLGPAKRDAWLQLRAEVEALTDSWLTHALKSLSIISSRSNCVNVLVTTTQLIPALAKVLLYSLGAVFPIENIYSATKIGKESCFERIVSRFGTNITYVVIGDGKDEEHAASQHNMPFWRISSHSDLLALHQALEFEYL; encoded by the exons gtgaagaAATCACACAGTGAGTCTCATGTTCCAGACCCTTCAGACGCCAg gtctaTGGACATGCAGGACCTAGCTAGTCCTCATAACCGAGTGGGAGGCGCAGATTCCACAGGCTCCAAGCTGGACAAGAGCAACCTCGGCAGCCCTTCCATCACCTCCAATGGATTAGGAG GTGAGAGCATGACAGTCCTAAACACGGCTGATTGGTTGTTGGGCtgcagcagcccctcccccgCATCGGCCTCCAAAGACTATG TAAAAACAGAGCCTTTGAACAACAGCGACACGGCCACCACGACAGGGGACGCAGTCCTGGACACCTACGCGGGATCAG tgATCACCAGCAGCGGATACAGCCCCCGTTCGGCCCACCAGtactctcctcccctctaccccTCCAA gcCCTACCCCCATATTCTGTCCACGCCGGCAGCCCCTCCCATGCCGACGTACGCTGGCCAGCCCCAGTTCAGCAGCATGCAGCAGTCGTCCGTCTACACCGCCTACTCCCAGACAGGACAGCCATACGGCTTGTCTACCTATG ACCTCGGCGTGATGCTGCCAGGCATTAAGACAGAGGGCGGTCTGTCCCAGAGTCAGTCCCCCCTGCAGACGGGGCTCAGCTACAGCCCCAGCTTCAGCGCGCCTCAGCCTGGCCAGACGGCATACTCGCCCTATCAGATGCCAG GTTCCAGCTTCAATCCCTCCTCGGGCCTGTATGCCACCAACAACTCGGTGTCCAACCCTGCCAACTACACCACCGCGCAGCAG gattATCCCTCCTATACAACATTTGGCCAAAACCAGTATGCCCAGTATTATTCTGCCTCCACTTATGGGACTTACATGACCTCCAACAGCATTGATGGCACAGGTTCAACGGCGGCCTACCAGCTCCAGGAtcccgccgctgccgccgccatGACGGGTCAGGCTGCCGAGCTTCACCCAG GGGACTTTGACACAGTTCAGAGTCCGTCCACGCCTATCAAAGAGCTGGATGAGCGGGCGTGCCGGAGCGGGGGATCTAAATCCCGAGGCAGGTCCCGCAAGAAcaacccctcccctcctccagaCAGCGACCTGGAG aGGGTCTTCGTGTGGGATCTGGATGAGACCATCATCGTCTTTCACTCTCTGCTCACAGGCTCCTACGCGCAGAAGTACGGAAAG GACCCTCCACTGGCAGTTACACTGGGtctgaggatggaggagatgatTTTTAACTTGGCAGACTCACATTTATTCTTTAATGATCTggag GAGTGTGATCAGGTACATATTGATGATGTCTCATCTGATGACAATGGCCAAGACTTAAG TACTTACAGTTTTGCAACTGATGGCTTCCATGCAGCTGCAACCAGCGCCAACCTGTGCCTGGCTACGGGTGTCCGCGGCGGGGTTGACTGGATGAGGAAACTGGCCTTCCGCTACCGACGAGTCAAAGAATTGTATACCACGTACAAAAACAATGTGGGGG GTCTGCTGGGCCCGGCTAAGAGAGACgcctggctgcagctcagagcGGAGGTGGAGGCTCTGACCGACTCCTGGCTCACACACGCGCTCAAGTCCCTGTCCATCATCAGTTCCAG GAGTAACTGTGTAAATGTGCTGGTGACCACCACCCAGCTCATACCGGCACTGGCAAAGGTCCTCCTGTATAGTCTGGGAGCTGTTTTCCCTATTGAGAACATTTACAGCGCAACAAAGATAG GCAAAGAGAGCTGTTTTGAGCGTATAGTCTCCCGTTTTGGCACTAACATTACATATGTTGTGATTGGCGATGGGAAGGATGAAGAGCATGCAGCCAGCCAG CACAACATGCCCTTCTGGAGGATATCCAGTCACTCTGACCTGCTGGCACTACACCAAGCACTGGAGTTCGAGTACCTGTAA